CGGAGGCGGTTGGATTTCAATTCTTATCGCTTCAAGCAGATGGGCTTCAAGCCTCCGCAGGAGCAACAGATTTCGGGATGCTCTTTGGCAGCCTGAGTGCTTTTATCATTATTGCTGTTGCCTTGTTGGTAGGGATGCTTTTCCGTATCGGTGTAGAGCAGAGATCGCGTGAAATCGGTATCTTACAAGCCATTGGTTACCCGCTTGTCAAGGTCCGCCGCCGTTTTCTTTATGAGGGAGGCATCATCGCTGGTATCGGTAGTCTGATAGGGTGTCTGCTCGCTGTGGGTTACGCACAACTGATGATATTTGGGCTGCAGACGTGGTGGCTGCCTGCCATCGGCACGCCATTTATGGAACTTCACGCCAGTCCGTGGAGCCTACTGAGCGGTGTGCTTATCTCGCTGGGTGTTGTGATGATTTCCATCCGACTGACTGTCCACAAATTAGGGAGAGCATCGGCTGTATCGCTCCTCGCTGGCGGAACCGATTTTGTTGATGCGACAACAGGTAAACCCAAAACTCGGAAAAGGGGATATCTTCCATTCCTGTTCGCTTTGATCGGAATAGGCGTAGGCATACTGGTGGGGCATCCTATCGTTCGTTTACTGGGTGTGGCACTCGTTGTTATTGGTGTAGGATGGGAGCTATTTGATAGATGGTTAAAATCACAGAATGTGCCTAAACAACTGAGTAGGGTGCGGTTTGCTATCAGAAACACAGCACGGCAGCCCGGGCGGAGTACAACCTGCGTTACGACAATCAGTATCGCGTGCTGCATCATCGTTGCAGTGGGCGCGAATCGACACGATGCACCGCCAAAAACGGAATACGCCTTTGTTGCTGAGTCGGCACTTCCATTACACCACAGTCTCAATACACCAGATGGGAGGTTTGAGCTCGGTTTTTCCGAGAGTGCCTCTGAGCTGCTCAGTGCGTCAGAAATAATTCCGTTTCGCGTGCTGCCGGGTGAAGATGTGAGCTGCCTCAACCTTTATCAGCCTCAGAAACCGCAAATTTTGGGTGCTTCTGACGCTATGTTAGACGAATTCCCTTGGCGCAAACTCAAACGAGAGGTTAGTAAAGTCGGTAGAGTCCTTGCTATCGGGGATGAGAAGTCGCTTCGTTGGATTTTACACCATGATCCGGGTGAGGATTTCCTCGTCCAAGATGAGTTTGGACAAGTGCTCCGCCTTGAACTTGAGACGGTTGTAAACAGTCTTTTCCAAAGTCAATTGATTATCTCTGAGTCGAATTTCACGAAATACTTTCCGAGCCAAAGCGGGTACCAGTTTTTCCTCATTAAAACACCGCCAACATTGCGGGAGGAAACCGCACAGATTTTGGAGAAAACATTGGGTGATTACGGTTTCGACCTTACGTCAGCAGCGGCGCGGTTGGCAAGTTATCGGGCAGTTGAAAATACCTATATCTCCACTTTCCAGAGCCTCGGCGGTTTAGGCGTGCTACTCGGTACCTTCGGGTTGGCACTGGTTTTCTTTAGAAATATCATTGAGCGTCGCAGAGAATTGGCGACGCTACGCGCCTTCGGTTTCCAACGGCGACTCCTGTCTCGGATGCTCTTTATTGAAAGCTGCTTTCTCCTTGCGATTGGGATGTTCATCGGAATTGTCGCTGGACTTGCCGCAATTCTCGCTTCACAGGGACATCTCCCTTCCTTTCCGTGGTTTTCCCTTACAATTACTTTGCTTTTTATCTTCGGTTTTGGTATAATTGCAAATGCAGTTGCCGTTGCCGTGGCACTCCGAAGTCCACTCCTGTCAACGCTTAAATCGGAATAAAGCCTTTGTATACGAGGCTTTTAGCACAGATAACTCTTCAAGTCCGTTTCTTTAAAGTTTTAGCAGGTGGGTTTCCAATCTGGTCAGTTTTGGGGAACACGCTATGTATCCTGTTACATTCAGAACTACGTCTCGCATTCTTTGTGCAGCTATACTCCTTTTCTGTTTTCTGATGCAGAGTGGGTGTTCCAGCGATTCCGATCCGAATACGCCAAGCGCGCTGGATCATACGGAACGCGGATGGCACTTCTATGAGGCAGGTGACTACCCGCAAGCGTTGCTCAATTTTGAACGGGCAATCAATTTCGATGCGGAACTTGCCGATGCACATAACGGAGTGGGATGGAGCCATCTCAGCCTATCGCTAAATCCGCCGTTGGCACAGGAAGCGTTCCAAAACGCTGTCCAACTCGACGCGTCAAATGCGGATGCGTGGGTTGGGCTTGCGAACCTCCTCTACTTACGGAACAAAGACGCTACTGATTTCAGGTCGGCTATCCGAGCAGTTGATAATGCTTTGCAAGGGGACCCACAATATCTCTTTCGGCACGACTATTACTCCAATGCTGAACTCTATGCGCTTAAGGCGGCGTGTTACTATTATCTTGGCGAGAATCAATCGGCACAGCAGAAGGCTAACAAGGCACTCCAAATTGATACGACAAATAGGACTGCTATTGTCCTACAAAACTTGCTGAAAGAGGAATAATATTCAATTTACACATTTGAGCGAATTTATGGGCAGCCACAAGGGCTGCCCCTACAAAGTGTCTACGTATTTTGATAATTCACCATATATCTTCATTTATCCCAAATTTTGAATTTAGGAGAACGAAATATGTCTCAAAACGTTATTACATCTACACAGTTAACCAACTTAACTCCTGCCCACAGTGGTAAGGTGCGTGATCTCTACGACCTCGGAGACGAACTCCTGATTATATCCACGGATCGGATTTCCGCCTTTGATGTTGTTTTACCGAACGGTATACCGGATAAAGGCAGAGTTCTAACCGGTCTGTCCAAATTCTGGTTCAACTACACGGAATCTGTCTGTAAGAACCACCTCATTGCGACCGATGTTGAAGATTACCCCGATACGTTACACCCTGACGCGGAACTCTTAGAAGGACGCTCTATGCTCGTCCGTAAAGCGAATCGGGTCGATATTGAATGCGTGGTGCGCGGTTATCTCGCTGGGTCCGGCTGGTCCTCATATCAGAAGACAGGCGAGATTTGTGGACAGAAGCTCCCAGATGGACTACAGGAATCTGATCGACTGCCCGAACTCCTATTTACACCGACAACTAAAGCTGAACACGGCGAGCATGACGAACCCATCTCTATTGAAGAGATGAAGAACGAAGTCGGTAGCGAACTTACGGATCGCTTGATTGATGCGAGTTTCGCGCTCTTTAGAAGTGCCAGTCAGCACGCGGAAAGTACCGGTATTATCCTCTGCGATACTAAGTTTGAGTTCGGGGAGCTCAATGGCGACCTGATTCTCATCGACGAAGTGTTTACGCCCGACTCATCCCGCTTCTGGCCCGCAGAGCTTTACGAACCCGGTAAACCGCAGCAGAGTTTCGATAAACAGTTCGTACGGGATTATCTCTCCGAAATCGGTTGGAACAAAGAACCCCCCGCACCTGAGTTGCCAGAGACGGTCATCTCCAAAACGAGCGAGAAGTATCGCGAGGCGTATCGCCTCATCGTCGGCGAAGAGTTGTAGCGTCGGACTTCCGTTGGACAGAGGAGATGAGAGATGGCAAGCCCACTTGACGGTATAAAGGTTTTGGATCTCACGCGGGTCCTCGCGGGTCCGTATGCGACGATGCTTCTTGGTGATCTTGGAGCAGAGGTCATCAAGATTGAGCAACCCGGCACAGGGGACGAATCTCGCAATTTTGGTCCCTTTAAAAACGGGTTCAGCCTCTATTTCATGAGTGTGAATCGCGGAAAACGGAGTGTGACACTCAACCTTAAAACCGATCATGGACAGGCAATCTTCAAGCAGTTGTTGAAACAGACTGACATTCTCGTCGAGAATTTCCGTCCGGGAACAATGAAAAATTTGGGCTTGGATTACGAGACACTGAAAGCCGACCACCCATCGCTCATTTATGCGGCGTGCTCCGGCTTCGGACAGACCGGTCCGTATGCGCAGCAAGGCGCGTACGATATGATTATCCAAGGCATGGGCGGTATCATCAGCATTACGGGTGAACCGGAGGGACCACCGGTGCGTGTCGGTACATCTATCAGTGACATTACCGCTGCCCTTTTCACAACGATCGGTATTCTCTCCGCGCTGCACCATCGCAACCAAACAGGCAAGGGACAGTTTGTAGATGTCGCGATGTTGGACAGTCTCGTTGCTGTTTTGGAAAACGCTGTTGTCCGCTATTTCGCCACTGGTGAAGCACCCAAACCGCTCGGTGCCAGACACCCAGCGATTACACCTTTTGAGGCGTTCGCATCTGCAGATGGACACGTCATTATTGCCCTTGGAAACGATGTGCTTTGGGCTAAATTCTGTGAACATGTTGACCGGAAGGAACTCATCTCAGATGAACGATTTCAAACAAACGCAGACCGAACAGAAAATCATAGCGAATTGTTTCCTATCCTCTCGGAGATCATGTCTCAGCGGACAACCGATGATTGGATTGACGCACTCGGGCACATCGGTGTGCCGTGTGGTCCCATCAATACAATGGATAAAGTTGTCTCACATCCACAGGTGCAGGCACGTGAGATGATTACACGCGTCGCACACCAGATCACGGGAGAAGTGGAGGTGCCGGGGGTGCCGATTAAACTTTCAGAAACGCCCGGAAATGTAGACGCACCTGCTCCAAGTCTCGGTGAACATACAACCGAGATTCTAACCGATGTGTTAAAAATGCATCCAAATGAAGTGGAAAAGTTAAGGCGAGACGGAGTCGTTTAGAAAGGAGTTCGCATGTCAAACAAAACCGCAGAAGTGTTACATGGAACAACTGATTTGACATTGGAGGGTGATCTTGCCGCGCAGATGGTCGAGGTTCTCGACGGTTATGTTACCGACGCGGTGGCGCGTTCCGTTGAAAAACGGGAAACCTTGTGGCATCGCGATTATAGTTCTCATGAGGCGTATACTGAATCTGTCGAACCGAACCGCGCACGGCTTAGGAAACAGATTGGATGCCTCGATCCGCGTTTGACAATCGAGGACCTCGCTTACGTTGCTACAACAACATCCGCCGCGCAGATTACAGAAGATGAAAATTACACCGTCTCTCGCGTGCGTTGGCAGGTTTTCGATGAGGTGGAAGGTGAGGGGCTTTTGTTGGAACCGATGCACAACGTCCCCATTGTTGCTCAAGTCGTCGCCTTGCCCGATGCTGATTGGACACCGGAGATGATAGCCGGTGTAACGAATGAATTGCCACCGAGTGCCCAGTTTGCGAGACGTTTGGCAAGAGCGGGATGTCGTGTCGTTGTTCCGCTCCTTATTAACCGCGAGGATAGCTATTCCGGCAACCCAACCATCAGTAGAATGACGAATCAACCGCATCGTGAATTCATCTACCGGATGGCGTATCAACTTGGAAGACATATCATCGGGTATGAGGTGCAGAAGGTGTTGTCACTGGTGGACTGGATGGCTTCTACTGAAGCACCGATAGGTGTTATCGGCTACGGTGAAGGTGGGTTGATTGCACTTCATAGTGCAGCAGTTGATACACGAATCCAAGCGGCAGCTGTCAGTGGATATTTCCAATCGCGGCAAGAGGTATGGCGAGAACCGATCTACCGAAACGTTTGGGGACTCCTACACGAGTTTGGCGATGCTGAAATTGCAAGTCTCATCGCGCCACGTCCGTTGATTATAGAGGCAAGCATTGGACCTGAAGTTGCCGGTCCGCCACCGGTTGGTAATGGACGCGGCGGCGCGGCACCCGGGCAACTTGTGTCACCACCTGCGGATTCCGTTGCGTCGGAATTCAGTCGCGCACACGATTTTTATCGTCAGCTCGGCAGTGAGGATGCCTTGCGCCTCGTTTCTTCTGTAGACGGATCCCCGGGTTCTGAAGAAACCTTAACCGCCTTTCTTACAGGACTCGGTGTTGAGAATGCGAGTATTGACGGCTACCACCTGCTTTCTGTTCCGAGCGTTGACGATTTTGATTACGAGGCGAGGCAGAAGCGGCAGTTTACACAGTTGGTTAATTTGAGCCAACGTTTCTTGCGGGAAGCAGCATCGCGGCGGCAACAATTTTTCTGGGAGAAAACCGATACCTCTTCGCTCACAAAGTGGGAGGAGACGTGTACGGATGCTAAAGCCTATTTCTGGGACGAAGTCATCGGCAGGTGTCCGGCACCCGACGTGCCTGCTAATGCGAGAACGAGGCTCATTTATGACGAACCCCGCTGGAAAGGTTATGAGGTCGTCCTTGATGTGTGGGACAGTGTTTTCGCCTACGGTATCTTGTTGCTTCCAAACGATCTTCAGCCGGGTGAACAGCGTCCTGTCGTTGTCTGTCAGCACGGTTTAGAGGGTAGACCACAGGATACGGCGGATCCGAGAATAGAATCGGTTTATTACTCTTACGCTGCAAGTTTAGCGGACAGAGGGTTTATCACCTACGCACCGCAGAATCCGTATATTGGTCAAGATGCCTTTCGCGTCATTCAACGCAAAGCGAATCCGATAAAATGGTCGCTCTTTTCGTTGATTATCCGTCAGCATGAGCGAACACTTGACTGGCTTGCGGAACTACCTTTCGTTGATGCCGATAGGATTGGCTTTTATGGGTTATCCTACGGTGGTAAGACGGCGATGCGTGTCCCCGCAGTGCTTGAACGCTATGCTTGTTCCATCTGTTCGGCTGATTTCAACGAGTGGATTGTCAAGAATGCGACGTTTGACTCCGGCTACAGTTATATGTTTACGGGTGAATACGAGATGCCGGAGTTCGATTTGGGGAACACATTTAACTACGGTGAGATGGCGGGATTGATTGCGCCGCGTCCGTTTATGGTGGAACGCGGGCATGACGACGGTGTCGCGCCTGATGAATGGGTGGCGCATGAATTCGCTGTCGTCCGGCGGCTTTACGTCCGGTTAGGGATCGCTGATAGAACGGAGATTGAATTCTTTGACGGGGGGCACCAGATTAATTCTGATCGGACGTTCCGATTCCTACATCGGCACCTTGATTGGCCCGAACCTCAATAAATATGTAGGTTGGGTTGAGCGGTAAAAGACAAAATATCCATTTTATTTATGCGAGGAGTTTTGGTTTCCGATGACCTATCCATATAGATGTATACAGCGAAACCCAACACTCTAAACGTTATAGGTGCGATAATATGTTGGGTTTCACTCGTCTTTTGCCGATCTTAGGTTTCTCGATGAACCTCGAAAGTCATTTTCTCATGCGATTTCTCGTGGGTTCCCGTTCAACCCAACCTACGCGCTGAAATCAAACCATATTATTTACATCTGGAAAGGAAAGAGATGCTTTATTCCATCATCGTTAGTGCAGGATTAGAGAACATCGCACGCGAGGAGTTATCCGCGCGTTTTGAAACCAATCTGAAAATCCTGGAACGTAAACCGCAGCGCATCCTCTTCCAATATGCGGGTAACCCGCGTGAGCTGCTATCTCTGCGAACAGCCGAACATCTCTTTCTCATTCTAAAGCGGATACCGAAGATGACACGCTCGCGCAATTCGTTGGCAGTGTTGCGTGGTTCACTGGCGCGCTTAAGTTTCAAGGAGATGTCCGAGTGCTGTCGGCAGGTGGGTATCAATGTGCGGAAACGGATGCCGTTTCGGGTGACGAGTCGGTTGTCTGGCAAACGCAACTTCCGCCGTCTCGATCTGCAGCGGGTGATTGAACGCGCTTTATCGGAACGAGGATGGTATTTGGCATCAACGAAGGCAGCACTGGATGTCTGGGCAGAGGTGCATGGAGACGACGGCTATATCAGTATCAAGCTTTCCTCAAACGATATGGCGCAGCGTCCATATAAACAAGCACATATCCCCGCGTCCCTCAAACCGACGTTGGCGTATAGCATGGTGCGCCTTTCAAAACCCCACCCGGACGATGTCTTTTTAGACGCTATGTGTGGTGCTGGAACGATTCTTTTGGAACGCGCGCTTATGGGTCGCTACCGTTATCTCATCGGTGGTGATGTCTCTACAGAGGCGTTAGATGCTACCGTAACGAATTTCGGTAGGAAACATCAACCGCGTCAATTCTTCCATTGGGATGCACGCACTTTACCACTACAACCGAACACAGTTGATAAAATCGTCTGTAATCTCCCGTTCGGTGAGACTATCGGAAACATTCCTCAGTTGACGAATCTATATCGGCACTGCCTCAAGGAGTCTGCGCGCGTCTTGAAACCGAGGGGGAGGATGGTGCTGCTCACCTCGCAACGTACACTTCTCAATGACGAACTGGAAAAACTGCGTTTTCTCGGTGTTCAGCAACGGTTGACAGTCGATGTCCGTGGAAAACAAGCATGGATATATGTCATCCGTTTTACATAGCGCGTAGTGAAATCTACAATTACTTTAACATTGCGGATAGGCGGGGTTAGATACCCCGCCTACCGATTGCTGATTGCTGACGGCTGATGGCTAAATCTCCGGCACTCTTACTGCAACCTCTTTACCGGCTGCATGCGAACGGAAAATACCATCCATAATCACGTTTGTGAGGAGTACGCCTTCCGGTGGTATTGGCGATGGTGCGTCTGCCTTAACTGCCTCACGGAATGCGATCATCTGTGCCGCCCAGTTATCAGACTGCGGGAATCCTGAGAATTGGATCGTCGTCATCCCTTCTGGTGGGTTCGGTTCTGCAGTTAATCCTTCTGCTTCGACAAACTTCTTGAGCTCACCATCATACGCATCGGCATAAATAACCGGTCCACTCAACGCGAAACCCGCTTTCGTCCCGAGATGGAAGTTGCCACCGAGCGAGTCCTGATGCACTGCCCAAGAGATTTTGAACACCATCACACCACCATTTTCAAACCGGACCCACGCTGCGCCGAACTCTTCAACATCCATGATGCCCTTAAATCTCGGATCCTGCTGGGAGATGTAATCCTCGGTGATCGCGGAGACACGCACGGGTTTCGGGTACCCCATCGCATACAGCGAAGCGTGCATATTGTAGACCCCGATATCAACGGTTGCCCCGGCACCCGCTGTCTTTTTGTAGATGAACGTATGCCCTGGATTCCCGCGGCGTCTGCAGCCTGCAGATTCAGAGTAATAAATATCACCGAACAATCCCGCATCGAACGCTTTTCTTATGAATTGGATCCTTGGATCAAACGTGGGATTGAGACCGATTTGTAAGATTTTGCCTGATGCCTTCGCTGCCCGCACCATCGCTGTCGCATCTGGGAGTGTCGCTGCCATCGGTTTTTCGCAGAGGACGTGTTTACCGGCGTTCAATGCTGCCACTGTCGGTCGCCGATGTCCCTGATTGTAAGTGCAGACACTCACACCATCAAGCTCGTCCATTTCGAGCATTTTGTTGTAGCTTGAAAAAGCGTTCTTTCTGGGGACACCCCACTCGTCAGCGGCTTGGTTCGCCTTACTTTTGATGATGTCGCAGACCGCTACGATTTCAAAACCGCCTACTTTCTCATAGGTGCTTCGGTGTGCTCGTGAAATGCCACCTGTACCAATAATACCAACCTTGACAGTCATAATGTTCTCTCCTCATAACAAATTCTGTATAGAAATAGACGCGATTTACTAAATTTCCGGTACTCGGACCGCAACCTCTTTCCCTGTTTCGTGTGATCGGAAAATGCCATCCATAATCACATTTGTGAGCAGTACGCCCTCTGGCGGTATCGGTGATGGTGCGTCTGCCTTAACTGCCTCACGGAATGCCGTCATCTGTGCTTGCCAGACATTGACCTCTTTAAACCCAGAGAACTGGATCGTTGTCATCCCTTCCGGTGGGTTTGCTTCAGCGGTGAGTCCTTCGGATTTAACTAACTTCTTAAGATCATTTGTATATCCATCGGCATAGACAGTTGGTCCACCCAAGGAGATCCCCATTTCCTTACCGAGACAGAAACTGGGACCGAGCGAATCCTGATGAATCGCCCAAGAGATTTTGAATACCATCACGCCACCATTTTCAAAACGCACCCATGCGACACCAAACTCTTCGACATCCATAATCCCTCGAAATTGGGGATCTTGCTGTGAGATATAATCCTCGGTAATCGCGGAGACACGCACGGGTTTCGGATATCCCATCGCATACAGTGAATCGTGCATATTGTAGACCCCGATGTCTACGATCGCACCGGCACCTGCTGTTTTCTTGTAGATGAACGTGCGCGCTGGATTCCCGCGGCGCCTGCATGCTGCAGATTCAGAATAATAGATGTCACCGAGCAGTCCTTCATCAATTACTTTCTTAGCGAATTGGAGTCTCGGATTAAACGTGCTGTGGATACCGATCTGCAAGATTTTGCCCGACGCTTTCGCTGCCCGCACCATTGCGGTCGCATCTGGAAGTGTCGCCGCCATGGGCTTTTCACAGAAGACGTGTTTGCCAGCGTTTAGTGCAGCAACTGTCGGTCGTCTGTGTCCTTGGTTGTAGGTGCAAACGCTTACTGTGTCGATTTCGTCCATCTCAAGCATCTTGTTGTAACTTGTGAAGACGTTCTTTCTCGGAACATCCCACTGATCGGCAGCTTCGTTTGCCTTGCTTTTGATAATGTCGCACACCGCGACGATCTCGAAGCCACCTACTTGTGTGTAAGCCCTCTGATGCGCCCGTGAAATACCACCCGTACCCACAATACCGACTCGAATCGTCATATTGCTATCTCCTCATGCGTAGAATAGAATTGCCAAAAGTTTAGACGAAATCGGTTTGCAATGCAAGGGAAAAAATTGTGTGCTACTAAGGTGCTTCACAAAGCACCCTTCTCGTTTACCAGCACAGGCTTTTTCTATACTACTGCTTCAATACTTCCTCGCGATGCCACGTCAAAGCCTCCTGAGCTGGGTAAAGTTCATTATGCTCAGGCAATAGTATTGACTTACCCCGCAAGGTCGTTAGCAACCACTCTGTAGGTCCACGCTCTGACATAAGTTCTGAAACGATCACTTGGTAGGTCTTGCCCAAGGAAATCAAGCCCGCGTCAAAAGCCCAATGATGGAGTTGGCAGAGAGAAATCCCGTTCCGTACATCGTTATTTCCTGAAACCTTGAATGGAATGATGTGTGCAGCTTCTGTCACACTTTCTCCATCCATTGTAATAATACGCAATTGGCAAACAGCACAAGTGTAATCGTATATTCTCATGATTGCTTGACGGAAACCTGCAGTCCGAATTGGATTATCTTCTTCTGTTGGTGTCAACGGTTGTAGAGATGAAAACGTTTGTTTAACTTGCTGCAGTAGTGCTTGTCTGTACTCACCGATCTGCTGTTCCTCAGTTATAAGACTCTCAATATCTGTTTTGAAATCTGTGAAATAGGTATCTATAAGGGTTTGACGGATTACCTCTCGATCATGGTCATTCGTAAGTAAGAAAAAAAATTCATCATCAAAACTTGCAGACGCGATCACCTCACGAATACGAGAAGATGTTTTAAGTTGAGATGCAACGCTTAATGCTGTTTCATATCCAGGATTTGCGTGGAGGTGCCAGAATCCCTCGCTTTTTAAGTGGAAAAACGGCATAGCGATGTTAGGTTTCCGATCCGTCACTTTAGTCCAATATTTCAAGAAAGCCTCCGCCAAATCAGGGGAAAGGACGATTCTGTTTTCAAGAATCTGTCCCTGTTCAATGAGTTCAATAACTGCTAACAACAAAAGGGGTTTATTAGGGGCTGCGCCGCGTGCTTTGTCTATTCGCAACCTTTCCATTTTCTGGATGTATTTTTGTAGGATATTATTGGGCATCTTTTTAGTGTTACCTCGGAGAAACGTAGCTGATCCTTTCTACTGTTCCAATGGGAAAGGTGTCTCTACAGGCCTCACAAGATTTGAAGTCCTTTGGTCACCCAGAATAGTATCTAAATTGGAGACAAGAGCGTTAGGAAAGTTATTACGAATAGAATATAGGTTACAGCACTTTTTTAGGCAATTCAACTTCTTCAATTTCGATGCCTATTGCCTTGGCATAATCGTTGCGCAATTTATCTACATCTCTCGAAAAATGATTTAGCATATAGAGTAGCAAATTTTTAACGAGCGTTTTACCTTTTATTAACATTTTTTTTTGTGTGGGGTGCCAGATAACCCCATTATAAGGCGTTTGAGTCAGGTCTGTAGGTAACTTTGAAATCATCTTGAAACACTTGGATAGTGGATATTTCTCAACGAGTTCTGCGATGATTTCTGTTAAGATTTGCAGTCCTATAGGGCGGAAAAGCACACTACCTCCCTCTGGATGTCTATATTTCTTGACAACTGTTGAATTATCAGAGGTGTTGACGAATTCCTGCAGTGGTAAAAAACTGTCTGTAAGCCGTTTAAAATAATCACAAGCATTGTGGTAATGTTCATCAAGAATGTGATTTGGTTGACGCACTTTTGTAAGTTCATCTTTTCGATTATTGAAAGTCTTCTTCTTTGAGATAACGTATATTTTTGTAAATAGTATACTTAGCAAATCGTAAAGATTTCCAATCGTAGTGAGG
The nucleotide sequence above comes from Candidatus Poribacteria bacterium. Encoded proteins:
- a CDS encoding methyltransferase domain-containing protein gives rise to the protein MLYSIIVSAGLENIAREELSARFETNLKILERKPQRILFQYAGNPRELLSLRTAEHLFLILKRIPKMTRSRNSLAVLRGSLARLSFKEMSECCRQVGINVRKRMPFRVTSRLSGKRNFRRLDLQRVIERALSERGWYLASTKAALDVWAEVHGDDGYISIKLSSNDMAQRPYKQAHIPASLKPTLAYSMVRLSKPHPDDVFLDAMCGAGTILLERALMGRYRYLIGGDVSTEALDATVTNFGRKHQPRQFFHWDARTLPLQPNTVDKIVCNLPFGETIGNIPQLTNLYRHCLKESARVLKPRGRMVLLTSQRTLLNDELEKLRFLGVQQRLTVDVRGKQAWIYVIRFT
- a CDS encoding phosphoribosylaminoimidazolesuccinocarboxamide synthase; this encodes MSQNVITSTQLTNLTPAHSGKVRDLYDLGDELLIISTDRISAFDVVLPNGIPDKGRVLTGLSKFWFNYTESVCKNHLIATDVEDYPDTLHPDAELLEGRSMLVRKANRVDIECVVRGYLAGSGWSSYQKTGEICGQKLPDGLQESDRLPELLFTPTTKAEHGEHDEPISIEEMKNEVGSELTDRLIDASFALFRSASQHAESTGIILCDTKFEFGELNGDLILIDEVFTPDSSRFWPAELYEPGKPQQSFDKQFVRDYLSEIGWNKEPPAPELPETVISKTSEKYREAYRLIVGEEL
- a CDS encoding FtsX-like permease family protein yields the protein MRRFFGSSFKYFWQIHLTVALCTAVATGVLAGALIVGDSVRGSLRSLTTERLGTIQHALLADHFFQPNLLDQQDKVPAVLLNGTIVAPQTQTRASKVNILGVTESFFTFWDADTAPNLNKAAGQPFNAIVINEALQSELNVQVGDTLLVNIPQIADIHPEFILGERDASEAIQSLRLIVSDIVPSENVGRFSLRAHQNLPLNAFIALPVLQKALGQEDKINALFTKETTPISPDELALTLEALGLRIQAHETHFDLQSQEYLLKPIFSETALTVALRHRIPTFPTLTYLANTISSNGKTVPYSTIIALPTDDGTFAELLDQHITEADVLAYVEAYQQEVERLKPEISEEFKKLDEEQNKIRKEVNTLAETGSKLGKTEYKQRLNEASIDLAEIKSALDALYDRSELGEIVLNAWTAADLGVKVGDGINITYYRVGVDEEYTTETASFLLKGILPIEGIAADRGIIPTFPGIHDTADMSEWESPFPIDYAIIRDKDEAYWDEYGATPKAFISLETGKRLWQNRFGDLTSIRMTTAPDTDIHETRTLFETEFLKEIQPEAVGFQFLSLQADGLQASAGATDFGMLFGSLSAFIIIAVALLVGMLFRIGVEQRSREIGILQAIGYPLVKVRRRFLYEGGIIAGIGSLIGCLLAVGYAQLMIFGLQTWWLPAIGTPFMELHASPWSLLSGVLISLGVVMISIRLTVHKLGRASAVSLLAGGTDFVDATTGKPKTRKRGYLPFLFALIGIGVGILVGHPIVRLLGVALVVIGVGWELFDRWLKSQNVPKQLSRVRFAIRNTARQPGRSTTCVTTISIACCIIVAVGANRHDAPPKTEYAFVAESALPLHHSLNTPDGRFELGFSESASELLSASEIIPFRVLPGEDVSCLNLYQPQKPQILGASDAMLDEFPWRKLKREVSKVGRVLAIGDEKSLRWILHHDPGEDFLVQDEFGQVLRLELETVVNSLFQSQLIISESNFTKYFPSQSGYQFFLIKTPPTLREETAQILEKTLGDYGFDLTSAAARLASYRAVENTYISTFQSLGGLGVLLGTFGLALVFFRNIIERRRELATLRAFGFQRRLLSRMLFIESCFLLAIGMFIGIVAGLAAILASQGHLPSFPWFSLTITLLFIFGFGIIANAVAVAVALRSPLLSTLKSE
- a CDS encoding CaiB/BaiF CoA-transferase family protein, which gives rise to MASPLDGIKVLDLTRVLAGPYATMLLGDLGAEVIKIEQPGTGDESRNFGPFKNGFSLYFMSVNRGKRSVTLNLKTDHGQAIFKQLLKQTDILVENFRPGTMKNLGLDYETLKADHPSLIYAACSGFGQTGPYAQQGAYDMIIQGMGGIISITGEPEGPPVRVGTSISDITAALFTTIGILSALHHRNQTGKGQFVDVAMLDSLVAVLENAVVRYFATGEAPKPLGARHPAITPFEAFASADGHVIIALGNDVLWAKFCEHVDRKELISDERFQTNADRTENHSELFPILSEIMSQRTTDDWIDALGHIGVPCGPINTMDKVVSHPQVQAREMITRVAHQITGEVEVPGVPIKLSETPGNVDAPAPSLGEHTTEILTDVLKMHPNEVEKLRRDGVV
- a CDS encoding prolyl oligopeptidase family serine peptidase → MSNKTAEVLHGTTDLTLEGDLAAQMVEVLDGYVTDAVARSVEKRETLWHRDYSSHEAYTESVEPNRARLRKQIGCLDPRLTIEDLAYVATTTSAAQITEDENYTVSRVRWQVFDEVEGEGLLLEPMHNVPIVAQVVALPDADWTPEMIAGVTNELPPSAQFARRLARAGCRVVVPLLINREDSYSGNPTISRMTNQPHREFIYRMAYQLGRHIIGYEVQKVLSLVDWMASTEAPIGVIGYGEGGLIALHSAAVDTRIQAAAVSGYFQSRQEVWREPIYRNVWGLLHEFGDAEIASLIAPRPLIIEASIGPEVAGPPPVGNGRGGAAPGQLVSPPADSVASEFSRAHDFYRQLGSEDALRLVSSVDGSPGSEETLTAFLTGLGVENASIDGYHLLSVPSVDDFDYEARQKRQFTQLVNLSQRFLREAASRRQQFFWEKTDTSSLTKWEETCTDAKAYFWDEVIGRCPAPDVPANARTRLIYDEPRWKGYEVVLDVWDSVFAYGILLLPNDLQPGEQRPVVVCQHGLEGRPQDTADPRIESVYYSYAASLADRGFITYAPQNPYIGQDAFRVIQRKANPIKWSLFSLIIRQHERTLDWLAELPFVDADRIGFYGLSYGGKTAMRVPAVLERYACSICSADFNEWIVKNATFDSGYSYMFTGEYEMPEFDLGNTFNYGEMAGLIAPRPFMVERGHDDGVAPDEWVAHEFAVVRRLYVRLGIADRTEIEFFDGGHQINSDRTFRFLHRHLDWPEPQ